CGGGAAGCGAGGCTTGTAAACCAACAAGGTGCCTGCTGGTTTTGAGTTCCTTGAATAGAATGCCCAGACTTGAGGCGCTTGGCCATGTGAGACTTGAAATCCAAACATATCGATTGTTTGTTCTGACATTAGCCCATGCTTATATCTCTCTTGGCTTGCCACAATTCAAGATAAATTCCATGGGAATTCACTGCCCTTATGCAGCTCCGGGTAACAGTTCCCCGTCATGGCCTATAGAAATCCCCACACGCACCCCAATAAATCAGTGTCAATGTCACGGTGGCACCTCCAGAATGTCCTGTCCTGTTCAGTGATGGGCTAGAGAGCAGCGTTACCTGCTTGGGCCCAGGTCTCCGCTCACAGTATCCATCATCCAGGTTCCTCGCTGTGGGCTCGATAGACCCACCCTCTGACGAGCCCTGTCGTCTGCGCTCAACGCCATCGACACCCTTACCCAGAGCTCAAATGCCTCGTACATTCTTGTACCGTACACACCCTCCTCCACTTGCTCTCTTTGTTactgttcttgaccttttcgacTATTATTTCATCGATCAAACTTGTCGAGTCCCGCTCCGTGACCATAGACTAGACTAACCATGAGAATATAATAACCATCCACACCCCCCACCTGCTTCCCCCGGATTTCCATCCCCTTGGCTTCATAATCTTCCTACGTACCTACTtcacaagacaagacttttgttcttgttcctctttGACCGTGAACCTTCTCCTAAGTCTTCTATTCTAGAAGGGTATTGGTTATCTGCCTCAAGTCACACCTCAAATCTCGATATTTATATTTGAGCTTGATCTCGCACCTTTTACAGACTCATCTATTCTCCACTCATCTCAAGCAAAGGATCGATTACGACAAGATTTAACCAGCTACAAATCCAATTGAACTTGCACGACAACTACTCAGATCTACATATTATTCAAAAAATCTCCACTCTACCGCTCCTATTTTGTCATATCGGACATTCAATGATTTATAGCTACGACACTTATCGCCTCACTTCAAGttaatcttgacagccttaCTTCCGTCATATCCGAATACGTTCAATTCAGACATCTAAAACACTGGATACGACCCTCTTTTAGAGGTATTATAGACGATACTGAAACGTCTACACGAACACAAAATTACTCACAGTCATATCACCACAACCATGGCTATGACAACGGAATCATCACAAGGCGCGGCTGCTCcgccatcgccaacatcaacatcaaagacaatCACCGAAAAGAACAGCAAAAAGCGCTCTTCACCATCGGGCGACTCAGATCAACCAGAAAAGATTACGAAGCGACGCGCTGCCCGTGCTTGCGTGTCGTGTCGGGCCCGAAAAGTTCGATgcgatgttgtcgagggaGCTCCCTGTGGAAACTGCCGTTGGGATAACGTCGAGGTACGTTTCTCGATCTCGATTGTTGACCGCCAGAGTCAATACACTCTAGGTTTAGAAAGCAGTGACTGACAGTTGAGCAGTGCGTTGTCCAGGAGagccgaagaagaaagtGAGTGAATCTCCTGTCTGGTCATGGATCCGTCTTCCGATGCTCCAGTTTCTTCCACCGAATCTCGGTATGATTGGAGACCATGGACCAGGAATGCATCATGCAAAAAAGCACAATTGAATCAAATTGAAAGCTGCGTTGAGTTTAGATCACTAACGATCATTACAGGAAGAACCTTTACACGGCCAGCACCACAGGCCAGTCTGTCTCCACAGAAGCCCAGTTGCGCTGCAAAACGACACCATCAATTGGCAACCCCACAGGCCCAagtgccagtgccagcgCCAGCAAGAGCACAAATCCAGGCATAATAAGCACGGCCGATCTTCGACGACCAAGCAGTGGCTCAGTTATTTCATCAAGCAGCATCGATGGGCCCAGCACTTTTCTTAACAGCTCCGCACTCGACAGCCACGTCCCTCACATGATCTGTAAGTTTTTTACTGCTATTGACAGCGATACGTTGCGCTACGCCTCTAGCCTTTAACCCTCATTTTCTGTGCGCTCCGCTTTGTCTTAGCCCTCTCAATTGGCTCTCatactttcttttttgggGGTTCATGTCCGTTCTCCGCATTTTCAGCCGCCCCCTGTACCCCACTGTCTGTACGGGACCTCATGTTTGCGCTTACTCGATCAACTGCACCCCTCGATCACATGGGAATTGGACAAGTTGCAACTTGGAGGAAATTTGGCTGACCACGAGACCTTAGATCAACGATCTGGCTACCGCCGGGACTCGTCTTCCCTCAACAAGGTGCACCCAATAGAATCCAACGCCCATCGTTCGTCATGGTCCAGTATCATCCCAGATCCCGCCTTCTTCGATTCACTACGCAACACTCAGCTGCTTGGCTCTCTTGAGGAAAAGGAACTCCCAAAGCCTCAGTTTCCTTCGTTTTTGCGACCTCTGCCGAACAAGATTGCGCCCGAAGATGTTGATTATCTGAAGATCAAGGGTGCGCTTTCTGTGCCCACCTTGCCACTACAGAATGCCTTACTCCAGGCTTACGTTGAATATGTGCATCCTTACATGCCGCTTATGGACTTGAACGCCTTCCTCGGCGTTATCAGCAGCCGTGATGGTCAGAATGGCCAGACCAGTCTGTTCCTCTACCAGGCCGTCATGTTTGCAGCGTCAGCGTTCGTTGACATGAGGTACCTCAGGGAGGGTGGTTACACAACGCGGAAAGCAGCCCGCAAGTCCTTTTTCCAGAAGACAAGGGTGGGTGACAAATCCGACCACATGGTATTGGCTTAGACTAACTTGCATATAGTTGCTGTACGACTTTGATTACGAGTCAGATCGCCTTGTGCTTGTGCAGGCACTGCTTTTGATGACATACTGGTACGAAACGCCAGATGACCAGAAAGACACATGGCATTGGATGGGTGTGGCCATTTCACTGGCACACACCATCGGTCTTCACCGCAACCCCGGATCCACGAGCATGGCACCGGCAAAGCAGAAGCTCTGGAAGCGAATCTGGTGGTCATGCTTCATGCGAGACCGTCTTATCGCACTCGGAATGCGACGTCCCACACGTATCAAGGACGAGGACTTCGACGTTCCCATGCTTGAGGAGAGCGACTTTGAAATTGAGATGCTCCCTGAGAGCAACACTGTTATTCCAAGCACCTGCGCATTGGTTCGCAACACTGATATGCAACGGGAATTGGCCACTATGTGTATTGCCAAGGCACAGCTTTGCGTCTGCATCAGTCGCATGCTCAAGGCGCAATACTCTGTCTTGATCCGTGATAAAATGAAGCCGGAAAACACTACCAACAGCACAATGATGCTTTTCCCCAACAAACAGCTGGATAATGTCGAGAGCGTTACTGAGGTAGACCATGAACTCATGGCATGGGCTGAGTCACTTCCAGCCTGCTGTCAATATCGCACCCTGACACCCTTGGATGTCAAGGACGGACGATCGACAGTTGCTGTGCAACGAACACTGCTGCATATGGTTTATTACACCACCATTTCAGCCCTTCACCGTCCTCAgttcttgccatcatcgcctCTCCAGGCCCCTACAACATCCCGGCAAGTCCAAGATATGTCTCGATTGCGGGTACGTGATGCCGCGATGCACATCACCCGAATGGCCACAGAGCTTCACCAGTACCGCCTGGAGCGATTCTTGCCTACAACTGGTGTTACAGTCATTCTCCCTGCCATGAttatccatctcctcgagatgaagaaccctgctcctcaagctcggGAGCGTGCCACGCGAGGATTCCGCCAGTGCATGCGAGTTATGGAGAAGCTTCGAGAGGTGTATGCTGCGGCTGACTACGCAACTGGCTTCCTTGATGCTGCTCTCCGTAAGGCTGCTATCGACATCAACTCTAGCGTTGCTCCTTCGACATTGGCTATGATGAAGCGTGTGCCGATTGAATTCAGCGCCCAGACACCGCCTCCGGAAAATGCGCCATATATGACCGCTTCTGAGTCGCTGTTCAACGAGAGACCAAAGGAGCCTCAGCCTGCGGCGGCAACGCCCACTATGATGCCACCAAACACTGTCAATGCTGCAGCTCTGGAGATGCCTACGCAATCACCGCCCACGACTGAGATGGATTCCCCTGCCGCTGGATTGACACCCAGCGTAAGCGCTGGCTCTGAAGAGATTCAGCTAGATGTTGGCAATATGGATCTTGATTTCATGCAGggtcatgatgagtttgactgGAACGCTGTGGCCGGAACCGATTTCGATGTTGATCAGTGGCTTCAATTCCCCCCTGAAGGTGTTAACAATCAAGACGACAACTTGATCGCTGGCGTATTGGGCGTTGAAGAGCCCACCATGTCTGCTGAGCAAGCTCTGACCTGGGCAATGAACGCCGAGACAGACGCAGCAGCTCGTCAGCCTGAAAACCGCGATATTACCGCATCGGCATAGAGTTTCAAAGCTCGTGCTTCTATCTACACATAACGCTGGATGGATTACTTTTTGGATTGGACCTCATATTTAGTTACCTGGTGTGCATGTTTGCAATGCATTAGAGGCGGGCGTTTTTGAGCGCGGGCTCCGACCCTGGGTGGCGTATTCATTTTTCTGGCGTGGAAACGATGGTTGTCTTGGATATGGGTTGTGTTTCTCAATGGCACGAACAAAAAGTAACGCTCGACATGACGGTTGATGAACACattggctttttttttttttttggcgTTGGATATCACGCACAGACTAGGAAGAGACGCCTTCAGGGGCTTTCAGTCTATCTTTTGATGGTGGACTTTTATCTCGCCTTTTTTAGTTTAGTTAACAGAtaggttgatgatgacaaaaGTTATATTTAATTCTGAGCATTCTTGAGGGTGATTTAAATGAGTTTGAAGAATGTGACTCGAATGTGACCGAAGCTATACTGAGATGGAATGAGGCTGGTGAGCTGATGAACGCGAGTTCCAGCTGCAGACCTCCCGTGTGATAACAAGGGTCGACGTCCTACCACACTGTGATACTGTGTAATACTACGGATACTGCGTTTGTCACTACTAATATACCACACCTTTGTGAGGGCTACCGAGTACAATTCCGCAAATTGCTTGAGAACATATCCAACCTCAAGCCAACACTTTTGTGCTGCAGCGGGGCGGCGTAGCTGAAAACATGTGAATGTCTCACCAGGAAGACCCTACTTACAGGGGAGGGCCATGGAGCTTGAAAAATGGGGTAGATGCCCGGATGTTCCCAGTCACAGACGAGGAGCTTGGGGTTTGCTGCACGGCATACTGATAGTTCTCAGTGAATTGAATCAGATTCAGAAAAAGTGAGAGGCGCAAAGGCAGGACATGTATCCGTGAAGTACTGATACTCCACAGAAACATGCGAAATTAGACGGCTGTTGTGGACGGCGTATGTATTGTGTTTGTTGACATTCTTTAATTACCGTCATGACGGCTGACAGGGTGATAATTGACAGGGGTGGGTAGCTAGAGCTAGAACTGGAGCTATGAACAGAGATGGggtctggtgatgatgaaatgattGGCACGAGAGAGACATAATGTGCCGGAAGGAGCAATGGCTTTGAGAGGAATGGGATATGCAAGTTTACAAGTCTTGAATTCTTTTATTAACCCCCTTTCAATTGTCTTGGGCTAACGGGAGTCAAGTTAGTCCAGGCACAGTCAGTTATCATGTGCTGCAGATCCAGACGCTATCCAGGAACAAAAAAGTAAATAATCGTCAAATATTTAAAAGTAGTTAGTCAAAGCCTTTGAGTCTGTTCATTCATAACTTCTCTGCTGCCACCCCCTGGTCTTGTTGTGCATGGTAATCAAGCTAAGTCTTTCGCTTGGTCGTCAACCGGGTATCTGAAGCGGATCATTCAGGCCAAAGCGAGATCTCCTTTTTTAaggtcttttcttcctgcAAGCAAGTTTTTTCGGGTTTCCCTTTAGTCAGGTCTTTAGTTGCGTGGGAGGCGAACCAAGAGCCGGAGGAATTGCGATTATGGGGCCAGAAGCAGAAACCACAACAggcgagatgagatgagattgaggcGAAGGGCAAAGGAGGGGAGGGGGCCCTTCTTAATTATACATGTACAGCTACGTTACTATGTATAGTTAGCTAGTTGGCCAGTTACCTAGTTAATACGCATGTCAATCATGTTGCCCTTGTCGAGAGGGCtcatttcttcctcctttcAACCAACCTAGCCTATCTCATCTCATCGTCTGAACCTTGACCCGACatcatttctttttcctttgAATATTCTGCGACTATGATCATTATTCTTTGTCTACTTGGCATCTGCTTTTTATACCTCATTCGTCAATGGTCATTTTATGCCTCTAtgcctcttcatcatccttgaagaGACTTAATCTATACATCATCAATCAGCTGATACAGTAGACGTTGGCGCGCAAAGTGGTCACAGCTtcaaacaagcaagcaaccAAAGCTCTGTTCATTGTATAGCTCTAGCAAAAGCCGATGAGCCTGATTCTCTAACAAGGCGTTCCCTGTtactttcttcatcattcttTACTGCCATTAACATCACTtgtttcatcatctctcttaTTCGTTCATTACATTCTCGACAACACgcactcactcactcactcgCTCGTCATCAACTATCTACATCTTGTCCTAATCCGGCTATCACATAAGTCGCAGTAGCCAATTTATCACCAGCTGACATTTTTATTGACTTTGAGCGACGTCAAACCTGCTACGATTATCCGTCTACCCGCcttgtgtttgtttgtccTCTGAGTTCGGGGTGTACGGAGCATTCGAATCAATCTGCAACCTTGGCTGACCAACAAAGACGAACCAAGCCACTGAATCGTATTAGTCTTGGGTTTATTTAAAAACCAGGGCGCTAAACACCTGTACAAACTCCATCGTCCAGCGCAAGACATCAGTTATTACAGGCTTCTCAGCTGCAGCAGGATCCACGACTTTGCTGCACCGCGACGGGACTTGACCGCGACGTGGCCCGCTCTCCGTCCACTCAAGAACCTCCGATTGAGACCTCAACCTCTACTTAATATTAACCACTCCAACCTCTCCGCCAGGTCAATTTTTTTGACCGCCATCTTAGCATCGGCGATTACCTCGTTTCTCTTTCGCTGCCTCATCTTTCAGAGTGGCTTAGCCTAGCCAAGGCCCTCTTTGTCGCTCCTTTTTTTAAACCTCTTACCGGCTTGCCATCCGATTACTTATCCCTACTTTGCAGTAGACGACATCTGTGTCACCAACCACTTCATCTTTTTTAAAACACTGAGTTGTTTTCCGACCCGCATTGGCATCCTTGCTGCATCGAACAAGTATCTTCACGTCACCACGCTACCAATCAGACCtaagaaaaaaggaaaagaaaggaaaagaagagaaagaattTGAAAAAAGAGGCCTAACGACTGACGGCGACCAACTTGACGACTTACGTATCTTCTTCGACATGGGCATCAAAACCATCACTGTCTCCCGCCCTATCGACCTGTCCCCAGGCTCCTAGACAGATCATGATTCTACGATTCATCCATCCGACCCCCGTTTGTCTGTCTGCTGGATAATAGAATTACCAAGAGTAGCCATGAGCGATACACCTACGCAAGTCGCCAGGCATGCGCGCCATGCACATGCCCACGCCCATACCACTTCCACTTCGCCGCCCCCGAGAAACAGAATTTCCGATGATATACTTGCCAATCTCGGCCCGCGCAATGTCGTCGATGCCCTCAATACCGCCACCGGCGCCCTGAGGGCGTCGCTCGACAAATTTTCCACTTCCGATCGAGAATTTACAATGCGTACCGCCCTTGCGTCGCATGCCATCTGGGTATGGCTCGAGGAGCTacaatcttggccatggccatccGGGTCAGGCTCTTCCGGTTTCGAGATGCCCAGTGAGGAGGAGCTTAAAAGAAAAACGATGCAGCTCTCCGTACCCGAGGAGGGAGATGACCAATGGATGGGGAGTTTGCTAGCTCGAGACGTAGCAACTTACGACCGGAGAGTCGCTGATATTCAACGTGATTTGTCCGATCTCGGTattgaggatatcaagacacACATTCGAATGAATCACATCGATCTAATGTCCCGGCCGGGCACTCCGCTCAATGAATTCAACGCAGCTGGCCAACTCTCACGTTCAAGCTACAATCGTATGGAAGACCACACAGCGGTCATCATGACAATTGTCATGAATGCGCTGCCTGTTTTAAACAACCTGAGACGCTTGTTGCAGACATGGGACTTGCGCCTTTGCGCCTTACGCCGCGTACCAACCCTACTACTTGCCTTGGAGGACGCTGAAGTCGCTCTGCAATCCGCTTTCAAGGCCATTTCTCTACATACAAGAGATACACCACAAAAAGACAACACCTCCCCACAAGATTCAACACTTACAAGAGAGACTTTTGacgtcatgaagaagcatATCGAGCAATTGATTGCACGTCCGGGTCGATCTCTTGACTACATGCTCGATTGCTTAGAAGGTCTACCCGATACTTTGCCCGGGGACTGGCTGGACCGTATGGAAGCTGTCGAGTCGAGTTATAGTGATTGGGTTGTCGTATGCGAACAGAAGATCCGAGAAACTGAGCGGAATACCCCTGCACAAACAGACCCACCACCACAATCCACAGAACCTCCACGATCACCGTCGCCAGTCAAACAAGATgcagaagccaaggagcCTGCTGTACTTGGTGAAAGTCTGGCCGCCGACGAATCCTATAGCGATGACGACACCCCTATTAACACCAGCATGGGCGTTGTGCCGATCCCATTGCTTCTACCACCTAAGATAATTAGGAACGAATCATCTGACGATGTCAACATGTCTATGGAACCTGTCAAGTCGAGAGTTACTTCTGGCTTGTCCGAGGCCGACACTATCGTGCCTGGATGGCATAAGAGAGACAGTTCATCAGAGAGTGAGCCTGAGAGTCCCCCATCATTTCTCCCTATTCAAGAGGTCGACGAGACCttcgaagaagaaaatgacaCCTTTGATGGGACAAGAGACGTCATGCCTGGTACTCCCAAGGCACCAAGACAAAGTATCGAGGAGGACCTCATCTCCCCAACAGACTTGACTCGTACCCCTGAGACACCTGATTACAGCTATAGCTTCTCGCACGATTATGACCGAGAAATTTCTCCCGAACTACCACCTCTTCGCCCTCTGCCTCTACCCCGACCAAGAATGGACCCATCTCGACAGCTTGCCGTCCGTTCATCAAGCATGAATTTCGCAACCTTATCTAGCGACCCCCCAGAGGTGTCTGGCTCTCCTGACCTGCCTAGAAACCGAATTCGTGAAGCCGAGTACTTCCAAGCAAGCCCGCCAAGCTCTCCACCTATGGACTCAAGGGAGCTCCTGCCAGCACCTCTCGGCAGCCCTTTCCGAGGACCGGACCGTACTGTTGATGACCTCGACATGTCACCCATGCAAATGCAACAAATAGAAGAATCTTTCGAGGATGAGTTTGATGActctttctcaatctcagAATATCCTACTCCCTTTGAACACCGACCTAGTGCTGGTGATCAGCATCTACAACAGCAAATCAGCGACATTATCAATTCTATACCCGCAAAGATCAAGTTGTCTACCGAATCCAAGGTCAACCTTAACCCCCCGGACTTGCAGTTGCCGCGTGTGAGGAAGAGGCCCTCTATCGAGCCATTCCGAAGAAGTACATCAGGCCTCTCCTCTACCTCTAGGGCGGGTACACCTTCTTTTACTCTTTCACCAGTAAAGAATACCAGGGTGCGAAACCGCGGACACTCGGAGATTAAGGTCTACCACCTGTCTAGATCGACTGGTGAAGCCCCAATCAAACTCTTCATTCGCTGTGTTGGTGAACAGGGAGAACGAGTTATGGTTCGCGTGGGTGGTGGTTGGGCTGACCTTGGTGAATACCTCAAAGAGTATGCAAGCCATCACAAGCGACGATCTGCTGCAACCAATGCCAAGGTGGAGGTTCTTCCAGAATCACCCAACTCACGAAGAACTAATGTTGGATCGAGCCCTGGAGGTCGACCCCAATCTGCTGTAGAAACGTCTCCCATGTCACCTCTATCCGTCCGTAAGACGCGCCGGAGTGTTGGTGCCATGGGCAGTGAGGCACCACAGCTGAGTTTCGGAACACCCGGGGATGAAGGCCCCTCAGAAGTCTTTGGCCGCTCGAGATCGAACTCTCACCTCAGCTGGAAAGAGGATGATAGTTCTTTCCTCGGACTTGCGGGACCTACCggcaagaaggttgagatgaGCGAGGAGAACAAGGCATGGGTCGCAAGCGTTAAGGAAAAGGTCAGAATCGCTAGTGTCGGTGAACGAAGAGCATCATCGACGGCCGGTCAGTTTGGAGAACTTGGCAAGGTCGGTGGTACGAAACGACTATTCCTTAAGTCTGAAGACCGTCGAGAATCGAAGGGAGGCCGAGAGTCGAGAGGAGGTCGCGAATCGCGAGGAAGTGTCAGATGAAGTTGACATGACGCCACGAACACCGGAGTCTCTGCTCTTTCATTTACGCATACACACACGCACACGCATGTACCTTTTTTCTACCTACGAACCTACGGATATCAACCTGAGCAATAGAGCATACCACAACGCCTTAACGGGGGACGACTTTGCTTTGTGGAGTTGGGGGCACAACTGGCACTTATGCCATCATGCATGAGCACAGCATCTGATTTATTTTTTCCTTTGTTATTACACGGCACGATCTTTATCGGGGGCGGACCTGAGGAGGGAGTAGAC
This is a stretch of genomic DNA from Fusarium graminearum PH-1 chromosome 4, whole genome shotgun sequence. It encodes these proteins:
- a CDS encoding cutinase transcription factor 1 beta, with the translated sequence MAMTTESSQGAAAPPSPTSTSKTITEKNSKKRSSPSGDSDQPEKITKRRAARACVSCRARKVRCDVVEGAPCGNCRWDNVECVVQESRRRKKNLYTASTTGQSVSTEAQLRCKTTPSIGNPTGPSASASASKSTNPGIISTADLRRPSSGSVISSSSIDGPSTFLNSSALDSHVPHMIYQRSGYRRDSSSLNKVHPIESNAHRSSWSSIIPDPAFFDSLRNTQLLGSLEEKELPKPQFPSFLRPLPNKIAPEDVDYLKIKGALSVPTLPLQNALLQAYVEYVHPYMPLMDLNAFLGVISSRDGQNGQTSLFLYQAVMFAASAFVDMRYLREGGYTTRKAARKSFFQKTRLLYDFDYESDRLVLVQALLLMTYWYETPDDQKDTWHWMGVAISLAHTIGLHRNPGSTSMAPAKQKLWKRIWWSCFMRDRLIALGMRRPTRIKDEDFDVPMLEESDFEIEMLPESNTVIPSTCALVRNTDMQRELATMCIAKAQLCVCISRMLKAQYSVLIRDKMKPENTTNSTMMLFPNKQLDNVESVTEVDHELMAWAESLPACCQYRTLTPLDVKDGRSTVAVQRTLLHMVYYTTISALHRPQFLPSSPLQAPTTSRQVQDMSRLRVRDAAMHITRMATELHQYRLERFLPTTGVTVILPAMIIHLLEMKNPAPQARERATRGFRQCMRVMEKLREVYAAADYATGFLDAALRKAAIDINSSVAPSTLAMMKRVPIEFSAQTPPPENAPYMTASESLFNERPKEPQPAAATPTMMPPNTVNAAALEMPTQSPPTTEMDSPAAGLTPSVSAGSEEIQLDVGNMDLDFMQGHDEFDWNAVAGTDFDVDQWLQFPPEGVNNQDDNLIAGVLGVEEPTMSAEQALTWAMNAETDAAARQPENRDITASA